AGAAAAATACATGCCATAGGCGTATGAATGCTTCAAGCCAAGTCCCTCATTTGCCTGATATTCGAAGCACTGAAGGCATCATAAGCAAGAAAGGTAAAAAGTATTCCAACTAGAATTGTTAGACTATTAAGCAACTGAAATACAGCATCTTTCACAATGCAAGTCACTTCTTTGATCACCTGATATATCTGCTTAGTCTGTTTATGAGATTTATTCCCCATAAGGAAGAAGTGCACCTTCCTTTAAACCTCAATCCTGTTATATCTAGGCCCCTTTCTCATCCCTAAGTCCCTCATCACTCATCTAATCTCCGCAACATGGTCCCACAATCCAAAAGTGGCATAAGCATTAGACAAGACAACACATACTTTCCAACATTTTCTagttcaaaatcaaattatttcttTGCTACAAACCTCAACATGTctataaagaaggaaaaactgTTATACAGAAGTGCATTTGGCTCCAACAATTGTAACTGTTGTGTTATGGGATTGGATTTGGATCATGTGCACAGTTCTCAAGCAGTGAGAACGAGGTTGGAACTTGCCTTAATGTTCTCGCTCACAAAAGCTCCCGATGTTCCTAAGCCTTGACCTTTTGGATAACCAATTCAAGGCCCAAATGCCATTTCTTAGCAACTCCTCAAAAGTGCATTGTATCATAGCCCTCCCTTGCCTCAATATAATGGTAGTCACATTCATCTTATAAAGTATCTTATTACCATTATCAACTATACCTTCTCCCAAGGACTTTGGGCATTTCTCTGACACCATCAACATGGTAGTTATTTTCCCCAAATTGCCTATCACATAGACCATAGAAGAAAGAAGATTTGaaatttgataataaataaaaattagacatACCGAAAGCTTACCATGCTTGCATTTAGCATTGTTTTTTACAAAGCATTAACCAAGGTCACTATAAAACATTACAAAAACATGGTATTTAATAATGATGCTCATGAAATAATGTATTAAATAGTGACATATCagtacctaaaaaaaaaaaaagaggaacgTCCATTTCAATGCAGAATACACATCCTCCTTCCTCATAGGATGATGTAAATATAATTGTCATAATGCAAGTAacctttcttcttttcctcaCCACATTTCTTCTTTGTCTTTGACCTGACTGGCAATCAAGGCTTGCTTTGAGGGTCATTGTTAATTATCTTAGCAGGCTGCACATCATGCAGAGAATGGGATTTGATCCTGTTCGACCCATTTGGCATTCATAGAACTGTGAATTTAATATGGGCAACAAAATCACCTGTGCTAGTTGTAGGGACCACCCTTAAGCATACATGTGGCAAGTCACCCTGGCCTCACAAGTCACTCCTCCGATGGACACATGGCACGTCCTACCCTCAATCCGGACATCCAGTCCGGACCCAATAGTTGTCGTCCCAAACAGGATCCCTGACCATATTTCATGGGCAATCATTACTCATTTCGCCAAAAGCATGCTCAATAGGACATTCCCAAGCCTTTTCAGACGACCTGTTATGACCTGCCTTGCTCCGCCTGTAGAGTGAAAAGACTAGTGGGACGACAAGTCATCCCCCCAACAATCTCTGACAACCACCTGTAGGATAATGATGACTTTGCCACCCTCTAAGCCACATCATGACTGCGAAAGTCAAAGAGTCTTCCCATCTTCAAGATGACAGGGCTTCTAACACTATAAAAGGTCCCCGACGATCCAGTCAAAGGAAGGTAAGCATTCCTTAGAAAGCCCCTAGAAAACCATTTTGCGGGATCGTCAAACTAACAAAAGCTTTCAAGGGTGTGTCCAGACCACCTATACGAACATCTTTTgcaaaaaaatagaaggaagcATCGTTCTTAGTTAAGGGGGCGAGTACTTTAGGGAGCTACAATGCCTCTGGGACATCCCCGCATCAACATTGACGCCATCTATGGGAAAGAGGCATTTGCGAAGATGTCCACACCCTCTAGAAGTCATTCATCAGCCATGGGTGATGAGGGCAATTTTAACTAGAGCGAAAGCATGGAAAGACGACAGCCAGAAAGCAAACAGCAAGTGCAGGCCCTGCTCCAGGAAACAAGGAGGCTTTGGGAAGAAAACGATATGTTAAGAATCTAGGTTTCATCCTCGGGACCTCCTCGCTACCAGTGACTAAGAGGCTAAAGGACAAACTCTGGACATCACCAGAAGGCTACGTATCCTAGAATCACAGAGATCGCCCTTGATATGCACATTGAGCGGCCTAGCGAATGACCCTCACCTACGTATCGCGCTCCGCAAGATGAAAGCTCGAACTTCACTCGTGTCTCATCAAAGAGACAACGTGACAAGAAACCCCAGCTATCTGACGTAATGCGTGCGAGGTTGGGACCACAAGCACCTGGTAAGGGTAGGCCACATACAGTCGCGACCCAGGAGATGTATCCTGGTCCTTCAGCCGCACCCATCACACTAGGCAATCCCTCACTCTAAGCATTATGACAAATCGGAGGAAATTCGGCAAATGAGCCCCCCCGGGTTCCATCAGTAGGCGATTGGACGATATGCTTTCCACGCCTTTTAGCTCTTGTATTATCAATTATGAACCTCCAAGAGGGTTTCTTGTGCCAAAATTTTCCGCGTATGACGGGTCTAGCGATCCGTTTGATCATATCATGCACTACCGACAACTCATGACTCTTGACATTGGGAACGACGCCCTATTGTGCAAGGTCTTCCCAACCAGCCTCCAAGGCCAAGCCCTCTCATGGTTTCATCTACTCCCTATGAATTCGGTTGATAACTTCTGAGATCTATCAGAAGCCTTTGTGGGGTAATACTTGTGCTCAACGCAACATAGACAAAATATTTGCAccctgcaaaacataaaaatgtaagaaaacgAATCCCTGAGGGAGTTCGTGAAACGATTTGGACAAGTTGTACTACAAGTAGAATCCTACAGCATGGACGTTGTCCTCCAAATTTTTAAGCGGAGTATATGTCCGGGCACACCATTCTTCGAATCACTCACCAAAAAACCCTCCACGACTATAGACGACTGTTCAAGTGGGCGAACAAATATTCAATGCTGGAAGATGATGTATGTGCAGCTACCCAACAGATCCTGGTTACCGGACAGCCGACTAGGAACGATGCGACAAGAAACTCCAAACCTCCGAGCCAACAGAGGTCGCCCAACTGCAGACAAGGTGAGCAAAGTCAGTCAGAGCCGCCACCGCTTCCACCCCTTACCGTGTCATATGAGAAGCTTCTTGCAATGATCTACGAGCTGTCCAATTTTAGATGGCCCGAACCCCTCAAAGCGGACCCAACCAAGAGAGATCACAATAGGAAATATGCTTGTCATAAAGAGCATGGACATACTACGAAGCAGTGTATGAGTCTCCATTACTTAGTGGAAAAGCTCATAAGAGTAGGACACCTAAAGCAGTACATCCGCTCAAGAGCCAAAGGAGGAGAGACTTCCCGGAGTCAAGCCTTCGGAGCCCCCTCAGCTCCGATCACCCCTAATGCTGTAATTAACTACATTCATAGTGGACACCTGGACGAAGAGTACAATTCCAAGCGAAAGAGGCAAAGGCTCCTACAGGCTGCTTCGGTACGCAAACATATCAACTCCATCCGGCCTGGATTAACTAGCGGGAGCTCCCACCCAATAGATGGGACAATCATTTTTCCTCCAGTAGACCCCATACGAATATTGCAACCACACCGAGACGCCCTTATCCTGTCCCTTGGGATTGGAGACTTCGACGTAAGGCTGATTTTGGTCTACCCGGGCAGCTCAGTCGACCTCTTGCAGGTATCAGTAATCAAACAAATGGGACTCATGTCCTGTATCTTGGAGAACTCGGGGCGAATTTTGTCAGGATTCAATAGAGCTGCAACAACCTCCCTTGAAGACGTTGTGTTACTGGTCCAAGCAAGCCCAGTCATCCTCAACATACAATTCTCAGTGGTGGAAGATTTATCCCCCTTCAACGCCATTTTGGGGCGCACCTAGTTACACTACATGAAGGCCATCCCTTCCACATACCATCAGATGGTGAGCTTCCTCACCAAAGACGgacaaattaatttatatggCAGCCAGTTAGTAGCCCGCCATTGCTACCAAATAACACGAGAGGTCGGGACCAGCAACGATCGTGAGCCGCTCCTTGAGTAAGCGAATGCACTAGACCAATAGCAATTATAGTATCCGACGGATAAAGATCCCGCGGTGGTAAATCCCTTGTAAACCATCCAAATCTTAAAGAAGAATGATCATCTCACTTATATTAGTTCCCTCTTGGAACCCGGTGAGACCCAGAGCATCGAGGAGGTGCTCCGACAAAACCAAGACGTTTTCGCTTGGACCCACTCCGATATGCCCGGGATCCACCCATCGGTTGTCTCCCATCAACTTAACATCTTGCCCTCATCAAGACCTGTCCGGCAAAAGGTTAGACGATTTCATCCAAATAGACAGAAAATCATTTAGGGTGAGGTGGATAAGTTAATAGACGTCGGGTTCATCAGGAAAGTTGAGCACCCGGAATGGTTGGCAAATGTGGTGGTAGTCCCCAAAAAGGAAGGGAAATGGCGAGTGTGCGTTGATTACACCAACCTCAACAATGCATGCCCAAAAGATAGTTTATCATTGCCATGGATAGACCAAATAGTGGACTCTACTATTGAGCAGGCGATGCTCTCCTTTCTAAACATCTTTTCCAGATACTATCAGATCCCCATGGCCCCCGCGGACGAAGAAAAAATTTCCTTTATAATGCCACGTGGACTTTATTATTACAAGGACATGCCATTCAGACTAAAAAACGTTGGCACCACCAACCAAAGACTGATGACAAAGATCTTTAAGCCCTTAATTGGTCGCACGGTGGAAGTGTACATTGATGACATAGTAGTCAAAAGCAAAACTAGAGAAGAGCATAGCCACCACCTACAAGAAGTCTTCCACTTGCTTAGGAGATACGGCATGAAGCTTAACCCGTCCAAATGCGCCTTCGACGTAAGCGCAGTAAAATTCCTAGGATTCATGGTCACCCAAAGAAGAATAGAAGTCAACCTAGATCAAATTAAGGCGGTTATGGAGGGACCTGCCCCTAGTAACAAAAAGGAATTGCAACGCCTCACCAGAAAGCTCGTCGCATTAGGACAATTCATAACCTGATTCACATACAAACTGTGTCCTTTCTTCCTGGTACTAAGGAAGATTGACGCAACTGGATGGATGGATAACTTCCAAAGCGtgttcaagaaaataaaaaagtaccTTTCGCAACCACCCATCCTGAGCAGCCCTCAACCTAGCGAGTGACTGTACATGTATTTAGCGGTATCTGATTGGGCGGTTAGCATTGTCTTGTTTCGTTGTCTATCACGCAAAAAACAGAAGCTCGTTTATTATATCAGCAGAGTGATGGCTGATGCAGAAACAAGATATTCAAAGATAGAACAAATTGCCTTAGCCTTATGAAGCTCCGCCCATATTTCCAAGCTTACCTAGTAGTCGTGCTTACCGACCAGCCCCTCCGAAACATACTGCATAAGTCGAATCTGTCCGGAATGATGCTGCAATTGGCCATATATTTGAGCGAGTATGGGATTAAATACCAGCCTAAGTTGTCCATGAAAGGGCAAGTCAGGGCTGACTATGTGGTTGAGTTTCCCCAACAGCCCGCTCAGGGCGAAGAATCAGACAAGATAGAGTGATAGACCTTACGAGTCGACGGAGCATCCCGATCGTCAGGATCCAGAATAGGACTGCTACTACAATCTCCAACTGGCGAACAACTGGAGCAGGCCATCCTGCTCAGATTCCTCGCATGAAACAACAAAGCCGAGTATAAAGCCATTCTGTTCAGATTGGACCTCGCACTCACACTATCCATCTCTAAGCTCAGAATCTACAGTAATTCTCAACTCGTTATGGGACATGTGTAGAAAGAATATAGAGCCAAAAACGAACGCATGTCccaatacttgaaaaaaatgcaGGACACCCTGCAGCAGTTGGACGAGTAAACTATCGAAAAAGTCTCCCGGGCATACAACGTATGGATCGATGCACTGGCAGGGATAGCTGCCTCGCTTCCCATAAAAAAAGCCATATTGCTGCCCATATATGTGCAGGCTAATCCCTCCATCGTAGAATTGCCCGCTTGCAATGCTATTGAAAAGAGCCAGGAATGGACGAGTGTCATAAAGAAGTACCTCCGGACAAGCACTCTACCCAAGGAATCCAAGCATGCGCATAAGATCCATGTGTTGGCTGCCCGCTTCACCCTGATCAGGGAATGTCTTTACAAGCGATCTTTTGCAGGCCCCTACCTTAGATGCTAAGACCACTCGGAAGCCTAGTATGTGCTAGCAGAATTACATGAAGGTGTATGCGACAACCACTCAAGAGGACGATCTTTAGCACATCACGCCCACTCGCATGGGTACTATTGGCCCACTATGAAGTAGAACGTGGAATCCTATGTCAAGAAATGTGACAAATGCCAAAGACACGCGCCCATCCTACATGTGTCATCCGAGATGTTGAACCCGATAACAAGCCCTTGGCCATTCGCACAATGGGGGATGGACATAGTGGGATCCCTGCCCGTTGCAGTTGCTCAAAAGAAATTTCTACTCGTTGCCACGGATTATTTCAATAAATGGGTAGAGGTGGAGGCAtatgctagcatcaaagacaaagatgtcaCAAAATTCGTTTGGAAAAACATCATTTGCTGGTTTAGAATCCCTCAAGCAATCATAGCCGACAACGGCCCGCAATTTGACAGCATTGCCTCTCGAAATTTTTGTTCAGAActcaaaatccaaaatttataCTCCACACCACGATACTCCCAAAGCAGTGGGCAGGCAGAGGCAACGAACAAGACCTTATTGTCAGCATTAAAGAAAAGACTGGAGCAAGCCAAAGTAAAGTGGGTGGAGGAGCTGCCCAGCGTCTTGTGGTCCTACCGGACAACACCCGGACGACCAACAAGAAACACTCATTTCGCTCTCGCATACGGAATGAACACGGTCATCCCCACGAAAATAGGTTTGCCCATGGCCCGGACCGCCATACAGGGTCATAGGGATGTAAACTAAGAACTCAGAACGAACCTAGACTAGGCGGATGAAGTGAGAGAAAGTGCCTCCATCCGGGTGGCTGCCTATCAGCAAAGGGCGGCTACTCATGACAATTGTAAGGCAAGGCCTCGtgtcttcaagatttgaacacTTGTCCTCATAAGAGTCTTCGAAAACACAACCGAAAATGAGGTCGAGAAGTTCCAAGCGAATTGGGAAGGCCCCTACATTGTCTAAAAAACAGGTGAAAGTGGAGCTTATCATTTACAGAAGATAGACGGAACCCCTTTACTTCGTCCATAGAATGTATCTAACCTTAAGCAGTATTATTAGTAAAAAGAAACAATGGGCGAGAAAAGAGTAAAGCAATGTGGCATTCATGAATAAGTGTAAGAATTGTCTTTACAAATCAGTTGGAGCATTCATggcaaaagaaaaagttatgtGGAAGAACTACACAAAAGTTGAGTCGTCTCATCATGGAGAACCTTCGGGTATCTCATCTTCGTCATCAAAAAAGAGGGAAGGAATGTCGTGCATGATgccatttttcttcatacaGCAGTGATAGCTGAAAAAAGTACATTTCGTCCACTTACCTCTGGTACTTCGTTTCCAACTCTTTCTGAACGGCAAATCCGGCCTCGAACTCTTTCTTTTGGGTGAGCACGCCCGCTTGTAACTCCTCCACCTCTTTCTTCTGAGTCGCGAAACTAGCCCAGAGTTCATCCACTTCCCTCCTTAATTGGGAGTTTTCCTGCTCAGCCCCTTTGAACTTGGCCTCCATAGCCTCTCTTGTCTCCTTTAGCCGATCCGTCTTAGCTTGGATTGCCCCCTTCTCCCCTTCAACCAGCTTCAGCA
The sequence above is drawn from the Vitis riparia cultivar Riparia Gloire de Montpellier isolate 1030 chromosome 15, EGFV_Vit.rip_1.0, whole genome shotgun sequence genome and encodes:
- the LOC117932057 gene encoding uncharacterized protein LOC117932057; its protein translation is MSGHTILRITHQKTLHDYRRLFKWANKYSMLEDDVCAATQQILVTGQPTRNDATRNSKPPSQQRSPNCRQGEQSQSEPPPLPPLTVSYEKLLAMIYELSNFRWPEPLKADPTKRDHNRKYACHKEHGHTTKQCMSLHYLVEKLIRVGHLKQYIRSRAKGGETSRSQAFGAPSAPITPNAVINYIHSGHLDEEYNSKRKRQRLLQAASVRKHINSIRPGLTSGSSHPIDGTIIFPPVDPIRILQPHRDALILSLGIGDFDVRLILVYPGSSVDLLQVSVIKQMGLMSCILENSGRILSGFNRAATTSLEDVVLLVQASPVILNIQFSVVEDLSPFNAILGRT